A window of Pseudomonas putida genomic DNA:
TGGTGATCCTGCGTGACGACGGCTACGGCATGATCCGCTGGAAGCAGGCCAACATGGGCTTCACCGATTTCGGCCTGGACTACGGCAACCCGGACTTCGTCAAGTACGCCGAAGCCTACGGTGCCAACGGCCACCGCGTGGAAAGCGCCGAAGGCTTGCTGCCGCTGCTCGAGCACTGCATCAAGACCCCGGGCGTGCACGTGATCGACTGCCCGGTCGATTACAGCGAGAACGACCGCATCCTCAACAGCGAGCTGCGTGAGCGCGCGCTGGCGGTGTAAGGCTTGACAGGTACGGCGCCACCTCAGGGCTGGCGCCAATCCTCTGCAGGAGCGGCCTTGTGTCGCGATGGGCCGCAAAGCGGCCCCCGGATTTCAGCATTACCGCAACAATCGCCGGGGCCGCTCTGCGGCCCTTTCGCGACATTCATTCGGTACATGAGCGCACACAGCGGTCAGCGGATCGTGCAGGACTTCTTGAAGCCAGGCCACGATCAATGGTCTCATCCCGTGCCCGGACCGACTGGTATTGAATAATGAACCTCCCGCTGTTCGTTTCCCTCGATGGGCCCAAGGGCACAGGTAAAACCACGCTTCTTGAGGCGGTTACCAAAGCCTTGAGGGCTGCCGGCCAGAAAGTCATCCGGCTTAGCGAGAAAAAAAACGACCCCTGCAGGGAAGCAACCATGGCCCTCGTCAACCAGCTGGCCAGGCATCCCTCCCAGGACCTGGAGTTCAGGGTATGCGAGCGTTTTGCCGAGAGCCGTGCCTGGATTTCCCGGCAGGTTCTGCCAGCGCAGCCACCGGGCAGCATCATTCTGATCGATCGCTGGTACCCGTCTGATGCCGCATTTCGCCGCACGGTACCGTTCGACGAGATCTTGCGGTTGAACATCGAGCGGCGTGTGCAAGTGCCGGACCTGCACGTCGGGGTTGTAACGGCCCCTGTTACCTCATGGGCGAGGGCGGCGGCACGAACGCGCGGGCTGGGCAGTACGGTAATCCATAGCCTGGACGAGCAGGTGGC
This region includes:
- a CDS encoding dTMP kinase gives rise to the protein MNLPLFVSLDGPKGTGKTTLLEAVTKALRAAGQKVIRLSEKKNDPCREATMALVNQLARHPSQDLEFRVCERFAESRAWISRQVLPAQPPGSIILIDRWYPSDAAFRRTVPFDEILRLNIERRVQVPDLHVGVVTAPVTSWARAAARTRGLGSTVIHSLDEQVACTEAFERAVVDHGWVLCRNEGPIEEATRQIVAEIDSVRRSSGLNGEN